The Pseudoliparis swirei isolate HS2019 ecotype Mariana Trench chromosome 16, NWPU_hadal_v1, whole genome shotgun sequence genome includes a window with the following:
- the bhlhe22 gene encoding class E basic helix-loop-helix protein 22: MDRRMNLNGSEGDIFHKTLSAVSTKKIDPFRSSAGIELPARDRQSPISCFDQTDQDSIQPGGLAGGRGGPLGLPTGSLCVNFGESASRTSAAESSGGESPDDDSDERCDMVLLTDGRSVAVSKPGGKKNKEQKSLRLNINARERRRMHDLNDALDELRGVIPYAHSPSVRKLSKIATLLLAKNYILMQAQALEEMRRLVAYLNQGQAISAASIPATTALAAPGLGAYDQPPGFPFPAGVAASSCPNKCALFNNATSSLCKQCTDKP, from the coding sequence ATGGACAGAAGGATGAACTTGAACGGCAGCGAGGGGGACATTTTTCACAAAACTCTCAGCGCCGTGTCCACTAAAAAAATTGACCCTTTCAGGTCGTCCGCCGGCATCGAACTACCAGCCAGAGACCGCCAGTCACCGATCAGCTGCTTTGATCAGACCGATCAGGACTCGATTCAGCCGGGAGGACTGGCAGGAGGTAGAGGGGGGCCACTTGGTCTGCCGACCGGATCTTTGTGTGTCAATTTCGGTGAGAGCGCCAGCAGGACCTCGGCGGCGGAGAGCAGCGGCGGTGAGAGTCCCGACGATGACAGTGACGAGAGGTGTGACATGGTCCTTCTGACAGACGGGCGGTCAGTGGCCGTGTCGAAACCAGGAGGTAAGAAAAACAAAGAGCAGAAATCACTGAGGCTGAACATCAATGCCAGAGAAAGAAGACGGATGCACGACCTGAACGACGCGCTGGATGAGCTCAGAGGGGTCATCCCTTACGCGCACAGCCCGTCTGTGCGTAAACTCTCCAAAATTGCCACTTTGCTGCTCGCCAAAAACTACATCCTCATGCAGGCACAGGCACTggaagagatgaggaggctAGTAGCGTATCTCAACCAGGGCCAAGCCATCTCTGCTGCCTCGATACCGGCCACCACTGCCCTCGCAGCTCCGGGCTTGGGCGCGTACGACCAGCCGCCTGGATTTCCCTTCCCAGCCGGGGTAGCTGCGTCCTCCTGCCCCAATAAATGTGCCCTATTCAACAACGCCACCTCCAGCCTCTGCAAACAGTGCACTGACAAGCCTTAA